A section of the Ornithinimicrobium sufpigmenti genome encodes:
- a CDS encoding MaoC family dehydratase, translating to MTNQATAQKGWAGTRFGQPQIGATASVSRTFGPRDVELFSEISGDRNPLHVDEEAAKASTFGGLITQGGVTTGLLNAVVAEQLPGPGTVFLSVSWSFRRPTYFGETMTARVTVEKVRDDKPICHLRTEVVNAEGEVCVEGEAVTYTAALG from the coding sequence ATGACAAACCAAGCAACCGCTCAGAAGGGCTGGGCCGGCACGCGGTTCGGCCAGCCGCAGATCGGCGCTACGGCCAGCGTCAGCCGCACATTCGGCCCGCGCGATGTAGAGCTTTTCAGCGAGATCAGCGGCGACCGCAACCCACTGCACGTCGACGAGGAAGCCGCCAAGGCCTCGACCTTCGGAGGCCTCATCACTCAGGGCGGCGTGACGACCGGACTGCTTAACGCTGTAGTCGCAGAGCAGTTGCCCGGCCCCGGGACGGTTTTCCTGTCCGTGTCCTGGTCGTTCCGCCGTCCTACGTATTTCGGCGAGACGATGACGGCCAGAGTCACTGTCGAAAAGGTCCGTGACGACAAGCCGATCTGCCACCTCCGCACGGAGGTCGTGAACGCCGAAGGTGAGGTGTGCGTCGAGGGCGAAGCAGTGACGTATACCGCGGCTCTTGGATGA
- a CDS encoding MFS transporter, which translates to MLLGMATWFSAGAVVPQLVAEFSLTGSQTAWLTLGVQVGFVLGALTLAISSLADRIGPRQLLALGAAAAGFVNLLLLVATEGWQVIAIRVLTGACLAAVYPPATKAIATWFRTSRALAIGVMLGALTLGSASPHLVATAGGLSWTFVVVGTSTLSLLACLVAALVAKDGPYPFPEAQFSFSQARKAFSSRPVLLTSIGYFGHMWELYAMWSWFGLFIGTILTSDSGQPASRSASLVTFLVIGIGALGCLLGGWLAEKRGSAWVASLSMWVSGSCALVIGWLADGPVWLVIAIGLIWGFSIIPDSPQYSALVTQVADQRYVGSTLTLQMALGYIVTIPVVWLTPLLYARVGWGWTFTLLALGPMVGLIAMRRLAAELANRQQPSRATQPS; encoded by the coding sequence ATGCTTCTGGGCATGGCCACGTGGTTCTCGGCGGGTGCCGTCGTGCCACAGCTTGTGGCGGAGTTCTCCCTCACTGGGTCGCAAACAGCGTGGCTAACTCTCGGCGTGCAGGTCGGCTTCGTCCTCGGAGCACTCACGCTGGCCATTAGCAGCCTTGCAGACCGTATTGGACCCAGACAGCTCCTGGCTCTGGGTGCTGCGGCGGCCGGGTTTGTCAACCTGCTCCTGCTGGTCGCGACCGAGGGCTGGCAGGTGATCGCCATCCGCGTGCTGACGGGCGCCTGCCTCGCGGCGGTCTACCCGCCCGCCACGAAGGCAATCGCGACCTGGTTCAGGACTTCCCGAGCGCTTGCCATCGGCGTCATGCTAGGGGCCCTGACGCTCGGGTCCGCTTCCCCTCATCTCGTGGCCACTGCCGGCGGGCTGAGCTGGACTTTCGTGGTGGTCGGCACCAGTACATTGAGCCTTCTGGCGTGTCTCGTGGCTGCTCTCGTCGCCAAGGATGGGCCGTACCCCTTCCCGGAGGCCCAGTTCAGCTTCTCTCAGGCCCGCAAGGCGTTCTCCTCGCGGCCTGTGCTCCTGACCTCTATTGGCTACTTCGGGCACATGTGGGAGCTCTACGCCATGTGGTCGTGGTTCGGCCTCTTCATCGGCACGATCCTGACCTCGGACAGCGGTCAGCCGGCCAGCCGTAGCGCCAGCCTGGTCACCTTCCTGGTCATCGGCATTGGCGCCTTGGGCTGCTTACTGGGTGGCTGGCTGGCTGAGAAGCGTGGGAGCGCCTGGGTCGCCTCTCTGTCCATGTGGGTCTCCGGCTCGTGCGCGCTCGTCATCGGCTGGCTTGCAGACGGGCCAGTGTGGCTCGTCATCGCGATCGGCCTCATCTGGGGATTCTCGATCATTCCCGATTCTCCGCAGTACTCGGCGTTGGTGACGCAAGTCGCCGACCAGCGATACGTCGGCAGCACGCTCACGTTGCAGATGGCTTTGGGGTACATCGTCACGATCCCCGTGGTTTGGCTGACACCACTCCTCTACGCGCGGGTCGGGTGGGGCTGGACCTTCACCCTGCTGGCGCTCGGCCCCATGGTGGGTCTGATCGCTATGCGCAGGCTTGCCGCAGAACTCGCAAATCGGCAGCAGCCAAGCCGAGCGACACAACCTTCCTAG
- a CDS encoding YdeI/OmpD-associated family protein — translation MEVAQGMSRATQDAEQAPIRFTAELSAIDGITLVTLPTSASEELPSRGQVAVRGTLDGHPFATVVEPDGRRGHWIRLDQALPDNAGIGLGDTADLTLEVVPDWPEPDVPPDLRAALDEAPARIRELWQDFTPMARWEWVRWVRATRNPATRQRRVEASVSKMDDGKRRPCCFDLSSCTDPALARSGRLRDPS, via the coding sequence ATGGAGGTCGCTCAAGGCATGTCGCGGGCCACTCAAGACGCAGAGCAGGCGCCCATCCGGTTCACGGCCGAGCTGTCTGCCATCGACGGGATCACGTTGGTGACCTTGCCAACCTCTGCGAGCGAGGAACTGCCGTCGCGCGGGCAGGTCGCGGTGCGGGGAACCCTTGATGGGCATCCGTTCGCGACCGTCGTAGAGCCGGACGGACGCCGGGGTCACTGGATCCGCCTGGACCAGGCGTTGCCCGACAACGCCGGGATCGGCCTCGGGGACACCGCCGACCTGACGCTGGAGGTCGTGCCCGACTGGCCAGAGCCTGACGTGCCTCCGGACTTGAGGGCTGCCCTGGACGAGGCCCCCGCACGGATCCGAGAGTTGTGGCAGGACTTCACGCCGATGGCCCGGTGGGAGTGGGTCCGCTGGGTCCGGGCGACGAGAAACCCCGCGACACGGCAGCGCCGAGTGGAGGCCAGCGTCTCGAAGATGGACGACGGGAAGCGGCGGCCGTGCTGCTTCGACCTGTCATCGTGCACTGACCCCGCCCTTGCCAGGAGCGGCAGACTGCGCGATCCGTCCTAG